The stretch of DNA GGATAAGTTTAAATAGTTTTCGATAGGAGCTGAGGTGTTTAAATGGTTAGTTTCCATGCCTGTGTTTCTGTTTACGATATAAATTTTCCCGCTCAAGTCGGCAATGTAAAGATTAGTTTGATCAATTAGGGGTATATTTTTAACCATTCCTTCTGTAGAAAACTTCCACTCAATTTTATCCTGATTTACATTGTACGCGTAAACACCTTCCTGAAACACGGGTACGTAGATAACTTCCCCAAAGGCAATGGGGGGTGACGCAATGGATCCGCCAAAAGTTTTTGACTTTAAAATTTGCCCTGTTGTATTAATGATATACAAAGAGCCGTTTGAGGTTCCAACAATTATGTTATTATTCATAATAACAGGGATATGGTTTATACTTCCATTCAGATTTAACTGCCATAACACGTTGCCGAGCGTGTCTAATGCATAAAGTAAACCCTCGCTTGTCCCTACATAAATAACTCCATCATTTATGGCTGGCTGGGATGGCGTACCGGTTAAGTTTCTTGACCAATCAATACGAGGTGCCTGATTACTCACGATGGCATTGACATTGAAATTGTGTGCTGTATTGCCCATATAGACGGGGTATGTTACCTTTTCTTCGGGTGTAGGCGTGAAGAAGAATTTCCTATAAACTGCAAATAATGCTCCTAACACGATAGTTATTGAAATGAAAATTGGGACGACGGGTGAATGCTTCTTTCGTTTTACTGTCTTAAACTCTGGCAAAGGTTCCTCGGAGATTTTTTTCTCTTCTTCTCCTCCTGCTGCTTCCTCCTTCTCTTCTTCCTCCTCAAATTTCTCTTCCGGGACTGTACTGATTACTTCCAATCCCTGTTTTTCAAGTTCTTCAAGGATTTTTGAGGCTTCTTCCAGGTTGATTTCCTCTACCTGTCCGATCTTTGATACATCTTCCTGATTTTCAATTAGAATGAGCTCTTTTTCTCCCAGCTTTTTGCTTATTTCTTCAATAGTTTTGCTAATCTTCGCAAGAAGCTCGTCATATTCCTTTACTTTCTTTATGACCTCCATCAGTTTGTTTCTGGCATTTTGCTCTTCGGGACCACCCATTCGTATCTTTATAACAAGCTTCCCTGCTTCTTCTTCGAGGTTATTTTTCACCGTTTCGACTTCTGGAAGGCTTTCCGCTAAGAAATCCTTTATCTTTTCAAGCCTTTTGTATACTTCTTCAAGGGGTTTTAAATAAAGCTGTGCCTTGCCCTCTAATCGTTTCTTTTTTAATTGTTCTTCCTGTTCGAATAATTCTTGAACGGGTGTAACATTCTCTACTTTTATGCTGGTAGGCGGTGTCATCTTCCTAATTTTTTCGAAATCTTCTTCTGTTTCTGCCTCTAAAATTGCACTGTATTGTTTGTATTCATGCTCTGTTAGAGCAATTTCTTTCGCTATTTTTGCAAGTTCTGCTCTTCCTGCATCAGGGGATTTATTACCGAGGAGAATGTCTATTTTGGTTCTTTTGTAATCAATATTGAGTTCTTTAAGCTTGCTTTCTAACTCTTCCACTTTATTTCTTACTTGGGTAAGGAGGTCGTCGAGTTCCTTAGTAAGGAAATTTATCTCCTTTTCGTAATCTGCTTTGAGAATGAGAAACTGCTTTTCAGTAATTTCTCCTTTGCTGTAAAAGTCGTTTAATTTTGAAAGTGCTCTTGTTATAGAGCCGTGTTTTTCCTTATACTCCTCAACTTTTTCAATTAAACGCATTAAGTCCATGGAAAAATTATAGCATTTGTATCTCAAAATGTCAATAGCTTGTAATTTAGTTCTCAATTTCTGCGGCTATAAAGCTGAAATAGTTTATAATTTACCGACTTGGGTTATAGGCACTGTTTTGCTTGAATTGATGGGCATTTTTGCTTACCACTTGACAATTCTTCTCTCGTATAATATACTTTGCAAAATAAAGTTCTTTACAAAAGGAGGTCAAACATGGTGGCTACTCTTATAACTGCAACACTAATAGGCGCGCTGTACGGGGGCTTTGGCGGTTATACCGCAGGCCTGGTAAGGTTTAACAACTATAGCATAAATGATGAACTCGCAAAATTAGGGATGGAGAAGATGGAATACCTCTTTATGCAGGGAGGGCATGGCTTCTCTATCCTTGGCAAGACAATGATCGGAGGCGGTGGAATTGTAGCATCAGAAAAAAAGGTTAACGATACTTTGGAGGTGACTTATAGTGTAGGCGGTGGTTTTTTCCAATTTGGATATATTCCTGTTTCCCTCGGAATTTTTAGTCCATTTCTAATGCTGGGAATAGGTGGTTTTTCTGAAGCAGTTAGAATTAGAAAAAGGATTCAGGATTTAAACTGGGACAGTGTATGGACTGATCCGGAAAGGGAAGTTACAATCTCGAGGGGTGGATTCTCAATTTCTCCTTCTATCGGGTTCATTATTATTCCACAAAAGCTTCCTGTGGGTTTAATGGCAATGTTGTCTTACAATACAATTTTGTCAAGGAAATGGAGGCTTGATGAGGGTAGTGAACTTATAAA from bacterium encodes:
- a CDS encoding PQQ-binding-like beta-propeller repeat protein, which translates into the protein MDLMRLIEKVEEYKEKHGSITRALSKLNDFYSKGEITEKQFLILKADYEKEINFLTKELDDLLTQVRNKVEELESKLKELNIDYKRTKIDILLGNKSPDAGRAELAKIAKEIALTEHEYKQYSAILEAETEEDFEKIRKMTPPTSIKVENVTPVQELFEQEEQLKKKRLEGKAQLYLKPLEEVYKRLEKIKDFLAESLPEVETVKNNLEEEAGKLVIKIRMGGPEEQNARNKLMEVIKKVKEYDELLAKISKTIEEISKKLGEKELILIENQEDVSKIGQVEEINLEEASKILEELEKQGLEVISTVPEEKFEEEEEKEEAAGGEEEKKISEEPLPEFKTVKRKKHSPVVPIFISITIVLGALFAVYRKFFFTPTPEEKVTYPVYMGNTAHNFNVNAIVSNQAPRIDWSRNLTGTPSQPAINDGVIYVGTSEGLLYALDTLGNVLWQLNLNGSINHIPVIMNNNIIVGTSNGSLYIINTTGQILKSKTFGGSIASPPIAFGEVIYVPVFQEGVYAYNVNQDKIEWKFSTEGMVKNIPLIDQTNLYIADLSGKIYIVNRNTGMETNHLNTSAPIENYLNLSENYLIYGNAAGEIGCFDVTKSTIIWSFNLAEPVAGCPAIKDSFVVVNTAFGKTYSHHIKNGIRLWNFNTHNFISSTPVIIDTFVFVSTTTETGEFGELYCLSLNNGNLIWVLPIPKVLETSPVFWGKRLFIAARDGTMYSLSF